The following proteins are co-located in the Apium graveolens cultivar Ventura chromosome 5, ASM990537v1, whole genome shotgun sequence genome:
- the LOC141724474 gene encoding laccase-12-like isoform X2, producing MKAMSSIATFFHSFFFLSLLFLFAKAHPTTHYHHFVVESTPVKRLCTTHNAITVNGQFPGPTLEVNNGDTLVVKVVNRARYNVTIHWHGVRQMRTAWADGPEFITQCPIRPGESYTYRFTIQGQEGTLWWHAHSSWLRATVYGALIIHPRQGQSYPFQNPNRQTPLLLGEWWNANPIDVIREATTTGGAPNVSDAYTINGQPGDLYNCSTKETVIVPVDSGETNLLRVVNSALNQQLFFAIANHKMTVVGADASYVKPFTTNTLMLGPGQTTDVLINADQTPSRYYIAARAYASAQNAPFDNTTTTAILEYKSAPCPAKGTSIKPVLPSLPAFNDTATATRFSTSFRSPRKVEVPTDIDESLFFTVGLGLNRCPSGANANTCQAPNRTRFTASMNNVSFVLPSNFSLLQAHHQGIPGVFTTDFPAAPPVKFDYTGNVSRWLWQPTRGTKLYRLKYGSNVQVVLQGTSIFTAENHPIHLHGYDFYIIAEGFGNFNPKTDTSKFNLVDPPLRNTVSLPVSGWAVIRFVADNPGVWIMHCHLDVHITWGLAMAFVVDNGVGELESLEHPPADFPVC from the exons ATGAAGGCTATGAGCAGCATTGCCACTTTCTTCCACTCTTTCTTCTTCCTAAGCTTGCTGTTTCTGTTCGCCAAAGCGCACCCTACAACTCACTACCATCACTTTGTT GTTGAATCAACACCAGTGAAGAGGCTGTGCACTACTCACAACGCCATTACCGTCAATGGGCAGTTTCCAGGACCGACCTTGGAAGTGAATAATGGTGATACTCTTGTGGTCAAAGTTGTGAATAGAGCTCGATATAATGTTACCATTCACTG GCATGGGGTTCGTCAAATGAGGACAGCATGGGCAGATGGACCTGAATTTATCACCCAGTGTCCGATTAGGCCAGGGGAGAGTTATACATATCGGTTCACAATACAAGGGCAAGAGGGGACACTTTGGTGGCATGCACACAGTTCATGGCTTAGAGCCACTGTCTATGGAGCTCTTATTATTCATCCCAGACAAGGACAATCTTATCCATTCCAAAACCCAAACCGTCAAACACCCTTACTTCTTG GTGAATGGTGGAATGCAAACCCAATCGACGTTATTAGAGAAGCTACAACAACAGGAGGAGCTCCTAATGTATCTGATGCATATACTATAAATGGCCAACCTGGTGACCTCTACAATTGCTCCACTAAAG AAACTGTGATTGTTCCAGTGGATTCAGGAGAAACTAACCTTCTGCGAGTCGTCAACTCTGCGCTAAACCAACAACTCTTCTTCGCCATAGCTAACCACAAGATGACTGTTGTTGGTGCTGACGCCTCCTATGTTAAACCCTTCACCACCAATACACTCATGCTCGGACCAGGTCAGACAACCGATGTGTTAATAAACGCTGATCAAACACCTTCTCGCTACTACATAGCAGCACGTGCTTATGCCAGTGCCCAAAATGCACCTTTTGACAACACTACCACCACAGCCATTCTTGAATACAAAAGTGCACCTTGCCCAGCCAAAGGAACCTCTATCAAGCCTGTCTTACCTTCTCTGCCCGCATTTAATGACACCGCCACAGCAACAAGATTCTCTACCAGCTTCAGAAGCCCCAGAAAAGTTGAAGTACCAACAGACATagatgagagccttttctttaCAGTTGGTTTAGGCCTAAACAGATGCCCCTCAGGTGCCAACGCTAACACATGTCAAGCTCCAAACCGGACTCGCTTCACAGCTAGTATGAACAATGTATCATTTGTACTACCATCAAACTTCTCATTATTACAAGCACATCATCAAGGGATTCCAGGAGTTTTTACTACTGATTTTCCAGCAGCTCCCCCAGTGAAATTTGATTACACCGGTAATGTTAGCCGTTGGTTATGGCAACCAACAAGGGGGACTAAACTATACAGGCTGAAGTATGGATCAAATGTGCAAGTGGTGTTACAAGGCACAAGTATATTCACAGCTGAAAACCACCCTATTCATCTCCATGGATACGACTTTTACATAATTGCAGAGGGATTCGGAAACTTCAATCCTAAAACCGATACATCTAAATTCAACCTGGTTGATCCACCACTTCGTAATACAGTTAGTCTACCGGTCAGCGGATGGGCTGTCATTAGATTTGTTGCCGACAATCCTG GAGTTTGGATAATGCATTGTCACTTGGATGTTCACATCACTTGGGGTTTAGCCATGGCTTTTGTTGTTGACAATGGAGTTGGGGAATTGGAATCTCTAGAGCACCCCCCTGCAGATTTTCCGGTGTGCTAA
- the LOC141724474 gene encoding laccase-12-like isoform X1: MKAMSSIATFFHSFFFLSLLFLFAKAHPTTHYHHFVVESTPVKRLCTTHNAITVNGQFPGPTLEVNNGDTLVVKVVNRARYNVTIHWHGVRQMRTAWADGPEFITQCPIRPGESYTYRFTIQGQEGTLWWHAHSSWLRATVYGALIIHPRQGQSYPFQNPNRQTPLLLGEWWNANPIDVIREATTTGGAPNVSDAYTINGQPGDLYNCSTKALLAALFCFSTETVIVPVDSGETNLLRVVNSALNQQLFFAIANHKMTVVGADASYVKPFTTNTLMLGPGQTTDVLINADQTPSRYYIAARAYASAQNAPFDNTTTTAILEYKSAPCPAKGTSIKPVLPSLPAFNDTATATRFSTSFRSPRKVEVPTDIDESLFFTVGLGLNRCPSGANANTCQAPNRTRFTASMNNVSFVLPSNFSLLQAHHQGIPGVFTTDFPAAPPVKFDYTGNVSRWLWQPTRGTKLYRLKYGSNVQVVLQGTSIFTAENHPIHLHGYDFYIIAEGFGNFNPKTDTSKFNLVDPPLRNTVSLPVSGWAVIRFVADNPGVWIMHCHLDVHITWGLAMAFVVDNGVGELESLEHPPADFPVC, from the exons ATGAAGGCTATGAGCAGCATTGCCACTTTCTTCCACTCTTTCTTCTTCCTAAGCTTGCTGTTTCTGTTCGCCAAAGCGCACCCTACAACTCACTACCATCACTTTGTT GTTGAATCAACACCAGTGAAGAGGCTGTGCACTACTCACAACGCCATTACCGTCAATGGGCAGTTTCCAGGACCGACCTTGGAAGTGAATAATGGTGATACTCTTGTGGTCAAAGTTGTGAATAGAGCTCGATATAATGTTACCATTCACTG GCATGGGGTTCGTCAAATGAGGACAGCATGGGCAGATGGACCTGAATTTATCACCCAGTGTCCGATTAGGCCAGGGGAGAGTTATACATATCGGTTCACAATACAAGGGCAAGAGGGGACACTTTGGTGGCATGCACACAGTTCATGGCTTAGAGCCACTGTCTATGGAGCTCTTATTATTCATCCCAGACAAGGACAATCTTATCCATTCCAAAACCCAAACCGTCAAACACCCTTACTTCTTG GTGAATGGTGGAATGCAAACCCAATCGACGTTATTAGAGAAGCTACAACAACAGGAGGAGCTCCTAATGTATCTGATGCATATACTATAAATGGCCAACCTGGTGACCTCTACAATTGCTCCACTAAAG CTCTACTGGCTGCCCTGTTTTGCTTTTCCACAGAAACTGTGATTGTTCCAGTGGATTCAGGAGAAACTAACCTTCTGCGAGTCGTCAACTCTGCGCTAAACCAACAACTCTTCTTCGCCATAGCTAACCACAAGATGACTGTTGTTGGTGCTGACGCCTCCTATGTTAAACCCTTCACCACCAATACACTCATGCTCGGACCAGGTCAGACAACCGATGTGTTAATAAACGCTGATCAAACACCTTCTCGCTACTACATAGCAGCACGTGCTTATGCCAGTGCCCAAAATGCACCTTTTGACAACACTACCACCACAGCCATTCTTGAATACAAAAGTGCACCTTGCCCAGCCAAAGGAACCTCTATCAAGCCTGTCTTACCTTCTCTGCCCGCATTTAATGACACCGCCACAGCAACAAGATTCTCTACCAGCTTCAGAAGCCCCAGAAAAGTTGAAGTACCAACAGACATagatgagagccttttctttaCAGTTGGTTTAGGCCTAAACAGATGCCCCTCAGGTGCCAACGCTAACACATGTCAAGCTCCAAACCGGACTCGCTTCACAGCTAGTATGAACAATGTATCATTTGTACTACCATCAAACTTCTCATTATTACAAGCACATCATCAAGGGATTCCAGGAGTTTTTACTACTGATTTTCCAGCAGCTCCCCCAGTGAAATTTGATTACACCGGTAATGTTAGCCGTTGGTTATGGCAACCAACAAGGGGGACTAAACTATACAGGCTGAAGTATGGATCAAATGTGCAAGTGGTGTTACAAGGCACAAGTATATTCACAGCTGAAAACCACCCTATTCATCTCCATGGATACGACTTTTACATAATTGCAGAGGGATTCGGAAACTTCAATCCTAAAACCGATACATCTAAATTCAACCTGGTTGATCCACCACTTCGTAATACAGTTAGTCTACCGGTCAGCGGATGGGCTGTCATTAGATTTGTTGCCGACAATCCTG GAGTTTGGATAATGCATTGTCACTTGGATGTTCACATCACTTGGGGTTTAGCCATGGCTTTTGTTGTTGACAATGGAGTTGGGGAATTGGAATCTCTAGAGCACCCCCCTGCAGATTTTCCGGTGTGCTAA